A part of Drosophila ananassae strain 14024-0371.13 chromosome 2R, ASM1763931v2, whole genome shotgun sequence genomic DNA contains:
- the LOC6507227 gene encoding rab11 family-interacting protein 4B isoform X1, which translates to MSSQPASQPDSIDLAYDMWAGQFEFVGPTNQQTNKNNNSHTNNNNLNNKCRIGGQQNRKLSTDSLEDLNLSFNTSSTQNPLSNAYSLGVTGGGEYCGFGKHHPPILIDQETFLSLNPADFEDIVPSNSEPNSLVFIDNKLETNNNSFVESNNNNINNNNNKIYNLENLTSKFNNKTNNTNTNGFKLENLKNFKNKLLCDFEDTNGTGNGTGGGGPVSGGSGPGGIMNGALSAEMCDNLNEQLELLQRKVDDLSDTQNIAEDRTTRTKTEYAVLQARYHMLEEQYRESELRAEERLAEEQKRHREILARVEREASLQNENCQMKIKATEIEASALRDEAARLRVLCDKQANDLHRTEEQLELARDQIVVLQQEHEEQAQTLRRHEQEKKSAEELMLELSRELQRAREESGARAMPTTSPESIRLEELHQELEEMRQKNRSLEEQNEELQATMLTNQATMLTNGVEQGRHLLNGTLNSLAQELEEMSQAQDSVDSATLASLSQLQQAFQEKEDENVRLKHYIDTILLNIVENYPQLLEVKPLERK; encoded by the exons atgAGTAGTCAACCTGCCAGCCAGCCCGATAGCATCGACTTAGCCTATGATATGTGGGCGGGCCAATTCGAGTTTGTCGGACCCACCAATCAACAGaccaacaagaacaacaatagccacaccaacaacaacaatttgaACAACAAGTGCCGCATAGGAGGACAACAGAACAGGAAGCTATCGACGGATAGTCTGGAGGATTTGAATCTGAGCTTCAATACGAGTTCCACGCAGAATCCGCTGAGCAACGCCTACAGTTTGGGAGTCACTGGCGGTGGGGAGTACTGCGGCTTTGGGAAACACCACCCGCCCATCCTGATCGACCAGGAGACCTTCCTCAGCCTAAATCCGGCGGACTTTGAGGACATTGTGCCATCCAACTCGGAGCCCAACTCGCTCGTCTTCATCGATAATAAGCTGGagaccaacaacaacagcttcGTCGaatcaaacaacaacaatatcaataacaataacaacaagatCTACAATCTGGAGAACTTGACAAGTAAAttcaacaacaaaacaaacaatacaAATACAAACGGCTTCAAGCTAGAGAATCTGaagaatttcaaaaataagcTACTCTGTGATTTCGAGGATACCAACGGCACTGGAAACGGAACTGGCGGCGGTGGTCCTGTCTCGGGAGGATCAGGACCTGGGGGCATCATGAACGGGGCTCTCAGTGCCGAGATGTGCGACAATCTAAACGAGCAA CTGGAACTACTGCAGCGCAAGGTGGACGATCTCTCGGATACACAGAACATAGCTGAGGATCGGACAACACGCACCAAGACCGAGTATGCAGTGCTTCAGGCGCGATATCACATGCTGGAGGAGCAGTACCGAGAG TCGGAACTGCGGGCAGAGGAGCGTctggctgaggagcagaaaCGGCATCGCGAGATCCTGGCCCGCGTGGAGCGCGAAGCCTCCCTGCAGAACGAGAACTGCCAGATGAAGATCAAGGCGACCGAGATCGAGGCGTCAGCTCTGAGGGACGAGGCTGCCCGACTGCGGGTACTCTGCGACAAACAGGCCAATGACCTCCACCGCACCGAGGAGCAGCTGGAGCTGGCCCGCGACCAAATAGTCGTCCTGCAGCAGGAGCACGAGGAGCAGGCCCAAACCCTGCGTCGCCACGAGCAGGAGAAGAAGTCCGCCGAGGAGCTGATGCTCGAGCTGAGCCGGGAACTGCAGCGGGCTCGCGAGGAGAGCGGTGCCCGGGCCATGCCCACCACATCGCCGGAGAGCATAAGACTGGAGGAGCTGCACCAGGAGCTCGAGGAGATGCGCCAGAAGAATCGAT CCCTAGAGGAGCAGAACGAGGAACTGCAGGCCACAATGCTGACCAACCAGGCCACCATGCTGACAAATGGAGTGGAACAGGGTCGTCATCTGCTGAATGGCACCCTGAACAGTTTGGCCCAGGAACTGGAGGAGATGTCACAAGCTCAG GATTCTGTGGATTCAGCCACATTAGCATCCTTAAGTCAG CTGCAACAGGCCTTCCAGGAAAAGGAGGACGAAAACGTCCGACTCAAGCACTATATAGACACGATTCTACTCAACATCGTGGAGAACTATCCCCAACTGCTGGAGGTGAAGCCCTTGGAGCGAAAGTGA
- the LOC6507227 gene encoding rab11 family-interacting protein 4B isoform X2: MSSQPASQPDSIDLAYDMWAGQFEFVGPTNQQTNKNNNSHTNNNNLNNKCRIGGQQNRKLSTDSLEDLNLSFNTSSTQNPLSNAYSLGVTGGGEYCGFGKHHPPILIDQETFLSLNPADFEDIVPSNSEPNSLVFIDNKLETNNNSFVESNNNNINNNNNKIYNLENLTSKFNNKTNNTNTNGFKLENLKNFKNKLLCDFEDTNGTGNGTGGGGPVSGGSGPGGIMNGALSAEMCDNLNEQLELLQRKVDDLSDTQNIAEDRTTRTKTEYAVLQARYHMLEEQYRESELRAEERLAEEQKRHREILARVEREASLQNENCQMKIKATEIEASALRDEAARLRVLCDKQANDLHRTEEQLELARDQIVVLQQEHEEQAQTLRRHEQEKKSAEELMLELSRELQRAREESGARAMPTTSPESIRLEELHQELEEMRQKNRSLEEQNEELQATMLTNQATMLTNGVEQGRHLLNGTLNSLAQELEEMSQAQLQQAFQEKEDENVRLKHYIDTILLNIVENYPQLLEVKPLERK, translated from the exons atgAGTAGTCAACCTGCCAGCCAGCCCGATAGCATCGACTTAGCCTATGATATGTGGGCGGGCCAATTCGAGTTTGTCGGACCCACCAATCAACAGaccaacaagaacaacaatagccacaccaacaacaacaatttgaACAACAAGTGCCGCATAGGAGGACAACAGAACAGGAAGCTATCGACGGATAGTCTGGAGGATTTGAATCTGAGCTTCAATACGAGTTCCACGCAGAATCCGCTGAGCAACGCCTACAGTTTGGGAGTCACTGGCGGTGGGGAGTACTGCGGCTTTGGGAAACACCACCCGCCCATCCTGATCGACCAGGAGACCTTCCTCAGCCTAAATCCGGCGGACTTTGAGGACATTGTGCCATCCAACTCGGAGCCCAACTCGCTCGTCTTCATCGATAATAAGCTGGagaccaacaacaacagcttcGTCGaatcaaacaacaacaatatcaataacaataacaacaagatCTACAATCTGGAGAACTTGACAAGTAAAttcaacaacaaaacaaacaatacaAATACAAACGGCTTCAAGCTAGAGAATCTGaagaatttcaaaaataagcTACTCTGTGATTTCGAGGATACCAACGGCACTGGAAACGGAACTGGCGGCGGTGGTCCTGTCTCGGGAGGATCAGGACCTGGGGGCATCATGAACGGGGCTCTCAGTGCCGAGATGTGCGACAATCTAAACGAGCAA CTGGAACTACTGCAGCGCAAGGTGGACGATCTCTCGGATACACAGAACATAGCTGAGGATCGGACAACACGCACCAAGACCGAGTATGCAGTGCTTCAGGCGCGATATCACATGCTGGAGGAGCAGTACCGAGAG TCGGAACTGCGGGCAGAGGAGCGTctggctgaggagcagaaaCGGCATCGCGAGATCCTGGCCCGCGTGGAGCGCGAAGCCTCCCTGCAGAACGAGAACTGCCAGATGAAGATCAAGGCGACCGAGATCGAGGCGTCAGCTCTGAGGGACGAGGCTGCCCGACTGCGGGTACTCTGCGACAAACAGGCCAATGACCTCCACCGCACCGAGGAGCAGCTGGAGCTGGCCCGCGACCAAATAGTCGTCCTGCAGCAGGAGCACGAGGAGCAGGCCCAAACCCTGCGTCGCCACGAGCAGGAGAAGAAGTCCGCCGAGGAGCTGATGCTCGAGCTGAGCCGGGAACTGCAGCGGGCTCGCGAGGAGAGCGGTGCCCGGGCCATGCCCACCACATCGCCGGAGAGCATAAGACTGGAGGAGCTGCACCAGGAGCTCGAGGAGATGCGCCAGAAGAATCGAT CCCTAGAGGAGCAGAACGAGGAACTGCAGGCCACAATGCTGACCAACCAGGCCACCATGCTGACAAATGGAGTGGAACAGGGTCGTCATCTGCTGAATGGCACCCTGAACAGTTTGGCCCAGGAACTGGAGGAGATGTCACAAGCTCAG CTGCAACAGGCCTTCCAGGAAAAGGAGGACGAAAACGTCCGACTCAAGCACTATATAGACACGATTCTACTCAACATCGTGGAGAACTATCCCCAACTGCTGGAGGTGAAGCCCTTGGAGCGAAAGTGA
- the LOC6507227 gene encoding rab11 family-interacting protein 4B isoform X9, producing MQSRIPYRNRQMYVKHPMADVQLVNDLLLDLRHMKNDCLELLQRKVDDLSDTQNIAEDRTTRTKTEYAVLQARYHMLEEQYRESELRAEERLAEEQKRHREILARVEREASLQNENCQMKIKATEIEASALRDEAARLRVLCDKQANDLHRTEEQLELARDQIVVLQQEHEEQAQTLRRHEQEKKSAEELMLELSRELQRAREESGARAMPTTSPESIRLEELHQELEEMRQKNRSLEEQNEELQATMLTNQATMLTNGVEQGRHLLNGTLNSLAQELEEMSQAQDSVDSATLASLSQLQQAFQEKEDENVRLKHYIDTILLNIVENYPQLLEVKPLERK from the exons ATGCAGAGTCGAATACCATATAGAAATAGGCAAATGTATGTGAAACATCCCATGGCTGATGTGCAGTTGGTGAACGATCTGCTCCTCGATCTGCGGCACATGAAGAACGATTGT CTGGAACTACTGCAGCGCAAGGTGGACGATCTCTCGGATACACAGAACATAGCTGAGGATCGGACAACACGCACCAAGACCGAGTATGCAGTGCTTCAGGCGCGATATCACATGCTGGAGGAGCAGTACCGAGAG TCGGAACTGCGGGCAGAGGAGCGTctggctgaggagcagaaaCGGCATCGCGAGATCCTGGCCCGCGTGGAGCGCGAAGCCTCCCTGCAGAACGAGAACTGCCAGATGAAGATCAAGGCGACCGAGATCGAGGCGTCAGCTCTGAGGGACGAGGCTGCCCGACTGCGGGTACTCTGCGACAAACAGGCCAATGACCTCCACCGCACCGAGGAGCAGCTGGAGCTGGCCCGCGACCAAATAGTCGTCCTGCAGCAGGAGCACGAGGAGCAGGCCCAAACCCTGCGTCGCCACGAGCAGGAGAAGAAGTCCGCCGAGGAGCTGATGCTCGAGCTGAGCCGGGAACTGCAGCGGGCTCGCGAGGAGAGCGGTGCCCGGGCCATGCCCACCACATCGCCGGAGAGCATAAGACTGGAGGAGCTGCACCAGGAGCTCGAGGAGATGCGCCAGAAGAATCGAT CCCTAGAGGAGCAGAACGAGGAACTGCAGGCCACAATGCTGACCAACCAGGCCACCATGCTGACAAATGGAGTGGAACAGGGTCGTCATCTGCTGAATGGCACCCTGAACAGTTTGGCCCAGGAACTGGAGGAGATGTCACAAGCTCAG GATTCTGTGGATTCAGCCACATTAGCATCCTTAAGTCAG CTGCAACAGGCCTTCCAGGAAAAGGAGGACGAAAACGTCCGACTCAAGCACTATATAGACACGATTCTACTCAACATCGTGGAGAACTATCCCCAACTGCTGGAGGTGAAGCCCTTGGAGCGAAAGTGA
- the LOC6507227 gene encoding rab11 family-interacting protein 4B isoform X8, translating to MQSRIPYRNRQMYVKHPMADVQLVNDLLLDLRHMKNDCLELLQRKVDDLSDTQNIAEDRTTRTKTEYAVLQARYHMLEEQYRESELRAEERLAEEQKRHREILARVEREASLQNENCQMKIKATEIEASALRDEAARLRVLCDKQANDLHRTEEQLELARDQIVVLQQEHEEQAQTLRRHEQEKKSAEELMLELSRELQRAREESGARAMPTTSPESIRLEELHQELEEMRQKNRSLEEQNEELQATMLTNQATMLTNGVEQGRHLLNGTLNSLAQELEEMSQAQLQQAFQEKEDENVRLKHYIDTILLNIVENYPQLLEVKPLERK from the exons ATGCAGAGTCGAATACCATATAGAAATAGGCAAATGTATGTGAAACATCCCATGGCTGATGTGCAGTTGGTGAACGATCTGCTCCTCGATCTGCGGCACATGAAGAACGATTGT CTGGAACTACTGCAGCGCAAGGTGGACGATCTCTCGGATACACAGAACATAGCTGAGGATCGGACAACACGCACCAAGACCGAGTATGCAGTGCTTCAGGCGCGATATCACATGCTGGAGGAGCAGTACCGAGAG TCGGAACTGCGGGCAGAGGAGCGTctggctgaggagcagaaaCGGCATCGCGAGATCCTGGCCCGCGTGGAGCGCGAAGCCTCCCTGCAGAACGAGAACTGCCAGATGAAGATCAAGGCGACCGAGATCGAGGCGTCAGCTCTGAGGGACGAGGCTGCCCGACTGCGGGTACTCTGCGACAAACAGGCCAATGACCTCCACCGCACCGAGGAGCAGCTGGAGCTGGCCCGCGACCAAATAGTCGTCCTGCAGCAGGAGCACGAGGAGCAGGCCCAAACCCTGCGTCGCCACGAGCAGGAGAAGAAGTCCGCCGAGGAGCTGATGCTCGAGCTGAGCCGGGAACTGCAGCGGGCTCGCGAGGAGAGCGGTGCCCGGGCCATGCCCACCACATCGCCGGAGAGCATAAGACTGGAGGAGCTGCACCAGGAGCTCGAGGAGATGCGCCAGAAGAATCGAT CCCTAGAGGAGCAGAACGAGGAACTGCAGGCCACAATGCTGACCAACCAGGCCACCATGCTGACAAATGGAGTGGAACAGGGTCGTCATCTGCTGAATGGCACCCTGAACAGTTTGGCCCAGGAACTGGAGGAGATGTCACAAGCTCAG CTGCAACAGGCCTTCCAGGAAAAGGAGGACGAAAACGTCCGACTCAAGCACTATATAGACACGATTCTACTCAACATCGTGGAGAACTATCCCCAACTGCTGGAGGTGAAGCCCTTGGAGCGAAAGTGA
- the LOC6507227 gene encoding rab11 family-interacting protein 4B isoform X10: protein MYSDISLDNRHDYDYRLELLQRKVDDLSDTQNIAEDRTTRTKTEYAVLQARYHMLEEQYRESELRAEERLAEEQKRHREILARVEREASLQNENCQMKIKATEIEASALRDEAARLRVLCDKQANDLHRTEEQLELARDQIVVLQQEHEEQAQTLRRHEQEKKSAEELMLELSRELQRAREESGARAMPTTSPESIRLEELHQELEEMRQKNRSLEEQNEELQATMLTNQATMLTNGVEQGRHLLNGTLNSLAQELEEMSQAQDSVDSATLASLSQLQQAFQEKEDENVRLKHYIDTILLNIVENYPQLLEVKPLERK, encoded by the exons CTGGAACTACTGCAGCGCAAGGTGGACGATCTCTCGGATACACAGAACATAGCTGAGGATCGGACAACACGCACCAAGACCGAGTATGCAGTGCTTCAGGCGCGATATCACATGCTGGAGGAGCAGTACCGAGAG TCGGAACTGCGGGCAGAGGAGCGTctggctgaggagcagaaaCGGCATCGCGAGATCCTGGCCCGCGTGGAGCGCGAAGCCTCCCTGCAGAACGAGAACTGCCAGATGAAGATCAAGGCGACCGAGATCGAGGCGTCAGCTCTGAGGGACGAGGCTGCCCGACTGCGGGTACTCTGCGACAAACAGGCCAATGACCTCCACCGCACCGAGGAGCAGCTGGAGCTGGCCCGCGACCAAATAGTCGTCCTGCAGCAGGAGCACGAGGAGCAGGCCCAAACCCTGCGTCGCCACGAGCAGGAGAAGAAGTCCGCCGAGGAGCTGATGCTCGAGCTGAGCCGGGAACTGCAGCGGGCTCGCGAGGAGAGCGGTGCCCGGGCCATGCCCACCACATCGCCGGAGAGCATAAGACTGGAGGAGCTGCACCAGGAGCTCGAGGAGATGCGCCAGAAGAATCGAT CCCTAGAGGAGCAGAACGAGGAACTGCAGGCCACAATGCTGACCAACCAGGCCACCATGCTGACAAATGGAGTGGAACAGGGTCGTCATCTGCTGAATGGCACCCTGAACAGTTTGGCCCAGGAACTGGAGGAGATGTCACAAGCTCAG GATTCTGTGGATTCAGCCACATTAGCATCCTTAAGTCAG CTGCAACAGGCCTTCCAGGAAAAGGAGGACGAAAACGTCCGACTCAAGCACTATATAGACACGATTCTACTCAACATCGTGGAGAACTATCCCCAACTGCTGGAGGTGAAGCCCTTGGAGCGAAAGTGA
- the LOC6507227 gene encoding rab11 family-interacting protein 3 isoform X11: MLEEQYRESELRAEERLAEEQKRHREILARVEREASLQNENCQMKIKATEIEASALRDEAARLRVLCDKQANDLHRTEEQLELARDQIVVLQQEHEEQAQTLRRHEQEKKSAEELMLELSRELQRAREESGARAMPTTSPESIRLEELHQELEEMRQKNRSLEEQNEELQATMLTNQATMLTNGVEQGRHLLNGTLNSLAQELEEMSQAQDSVDSATLASLSQLQQAFQEKEDENVRLKHYIDTILLNIVENYPQLLEVKPLERK, encoded by the exons ATGCTGGAGGAGCAGTACCGAGAG TCGGAACTGCGGGCAGAGGAGCGTctggctgaggagcagaaaCGGCATCGCGAGATCCTGGCCCGCGTGGAGCGCGAAGCCTCCCTGCAGAACGAGAACTGCCAGATGAAGATCAAGGCGACCGAGATCGAGGCGTCAGCTCTGAGGGACGAGGCTGCCCGACTGCGGGTACTCTGCGACAAACAGGCCAATGACCTCCACCGCACCGAGGAGCAGCTGGAGCTGGCCCGCGACCAAATAGTCGTCCTGCAGCAGGAGCACGAGGAGCAGGCCCAAACCCTGCGTCGCCACGAGCAGGAGAAGAAGTCCGCCGAGGAGCTGATGCTCGAGCTGAGCCGGGAACTGCAGCGGGCTCGCGAGGAGAGCGGTGCCCGGGCCATGCCCACCACATCGCCGGAGAGCATAAGACTGGAGGAGCTGCACCAGGAGCTCGAGGAGATGCGCCAGAAGAATCGAT CCCTAGAGGAGCAGAACGAGGAACTGCAGGCCACAATGCTGACCAACCAGGCCACCATGCTGACAAATGGAGTGGAACAGGGTCGTCATCTGCTGAATGGCACCCTGAACAGTTTGGCCCAGGAACTGGAGGAGATGTCACAAGCTCAG GATTCTGTGGATTCAGCCACATTAGCATCCTTAAGTCAG CTGCAACAGGCCTTCCAGGAAAAGGAGGACGAAAACGTCCGACTCAAGCACTATATAGACACGATTCTACTCAACATCGTGGAGAACTATCCCCAACTGCTGGAGGTGAAGCCCTTGGAGCGAAAGTGA
- the LOC6507228 gene encoding ribosome-binding protein 1 has product MIKLFYPLAAVLLCFVFATAQVVPNTEIGRITIQVPLLSNGKPVILTNQDKEEVAHVEEIKPGKVHVVQEVVVPPTVKSESKVRVARAVGGYNSGLPNPGIPNHGIPNRGIPNDGIPNPGIPIDGIPNPGIPNHGIPNPGIPNHGIPNRGIPNDGIPNPGIPNHGIPNPGIPNHGIPNPGIPHPEASEIKSVMVTTAPATTEMPKRVTTRNCHQLLMGGMTTTSPSEVTSVPVESCDELCTKLEYVPICGYNGDCIHEFSNQCVMDSFNCRHRQQVFRAVDDDVCRLGVCVRRCKEEDLKH; this is encoded by the exons ATGATCAAGCTGTTTTATCCTTTGGCCGCAG TGCTGCTGTGTTTTGTCTTCGCCACAGCGCAGGTTGTGCCAAATACAGAGATCGGCCGGATTACCATCCAAGTGCCGTTGCTGTCCAATGGAAAGCCCGTGATCCTCACCAACCAGGATAAGGAGGAAGTGGCCCATGTGGAGGAGATCAAGCCGGGCAAGGTGCATGTAGTCCAGGAGGTAGTGGTTCCCCCAACGGTCAAGTCGGAGAGCAAGGTCCGTGTGGCCAGAGCGGTGGGAGGATACAATTCTGGACTCCCAAATCCAGGCATCCCCAATCATGGTATTCCGAATCGTGGCATTCCCAATGACGGCATTCCTAACCCTGGAATTCCCATTGACGGTATTCCCAATCCTGGTATCCCCAATCATGGAATTCCCAATCCTGGTATCCCCAATCATGGCATTCCGAATCGTGGCATTCCTAATGATGGAATCCCCAATCCTGGTATTCCTAACCATGGCATTCCCAATCCTGGCATCCCAAACCATGGAATACCCAATCCTGGAATTCCCCATCCCGAAGCCTCCGAAATCAAATCGGTTATGGTGACCACTGCACCTGCAACCACCGAGATGCCAAAACGAGTGACCACCCGGAACTGTCACCAACTCCTAATGGGTGGAATGACCACTACGTCCCCATCAGAGGTGACCAGTGTGCCGGTGGAGAGCTGCGATGAGCTGTGCACCAAACTGGAATACGTTCCGATCTGCGGCTACAATGGCGACTGCATCCACGAGTTCTCCAACCAGTGTGTGATGGACTCCTTTAACTGCCGGCATCGGCAGCAGGTCTTCCGGGCAGTGGACGACGATGTCTGCCGGTTGGGAGTTTGTGTGAGAAGATGCAAAGAGGAGGATCTCAAGCATTAA
- the LOC6507827 gene encoding uncharacterized protein LOC6507827: protein MPESTVLQLLPPQQGKRAQKRINSPNRKSIRKSTMNILSLLFLALIAYCAANVLPVAKPSNLSIDQHGNRVYDGEVEEKCDFFCPERDPSVCATNGQCLLKFDSRCAMTAYNCRNPQKMFKTVEDHRCEKDWQPLCREEDLREFGL, encoded by the exons ATGCCAGAATCAACAGTTTTACAGTTGCTGCCACCACAGCAAGGTAAACGCGCACAAAAAAGGATCAACAGTCCCAACCGAAAATCCATCAGAAAATCAACAATGAATAtcctgtcgctgctcttcCTGG CTCTGATTGCCTATTGTGCTGCCAATGTCCTGCCCGTTGCAAAGCCCAGTAACCTCAGCATCGACCAGCATGGAAACAGGGTCTATGACGGCGAAGTGGAGGAGAAGTGTGACTTCTTCTGCCCTGAAAGGGATCCCTCAGTTTGTGCCACCAATGGACAGTGCCTCCTGAAGTTCGACAGCCGCTGTGCCATGACAGCCTACAACTGCCGGAATCCCCAGAAGATGTTCAAGACCGTCGAGGATCATCGTTGCGAGAAGGACTGGCAGCCTCTTTGCCGGGAAGAGGATCTCAGGGAGTTTGGCTTGTGA
- the LOC6507229 gene encoding ras-interacting protein RIP3, producing MKFILLIAILSLGHAAWGMVPPTTETTTTTATGKPQPTELPQHIKDFITSHINHLIQHVKNKPSQTTLTGSIDSSSGSNGNKGITSGSPVVVPYPDLLPPLAHSGDVHAPAAVDQPATAPALQPGLQSVQTGNPSIKVTDHKATGILLHKGQPVIHNKVQHLGDSSPVIDVSEKLHSLQHHVNKVMQQAEQHIPLAVQQAIRKRKEQQEQREKQEQLQKEKEQKDKEESKPEVEKPAKEETTPIKTPRALVIPPHVTNIVNQVHGHIPQLIAQHKEEIKLGKCSFQCPREALSICASNGKCVVNFPGQCELSQWNCFNTKNVFHQVHDSECQNTIKCYQRDMM from the exons atgaaatttatctTATTGATTG CTATTCTCTCCTTGGGGCATGCTGCTTGGGGCATGGTGCCCCCGACCACGgaaaccacaacaacaaccgcaacggGGAAGCCACAGCCTACTGAGTTGCCACAGCACATCAAGGATTTCATAACCAGCCACATCAATCATCTTATCCAGCACGTTAAGAATAAGCCCTCCCAAACGACTCTTACTGGGTCCATCGATAGTAGTAGCGGGAGTAATGGTAACAAGGGGATTACGAGTGGGTCGCCAGTGGTCGTTCCCTATCCAGATCTCCTTCCACCATTGGCACACTCTGGTGATGTCCATGCCCCTGCCGCTGTTGACCAGCCAGCGACTGCACCTGCGTTGCAACCTGGCCTACAATCGGTGCAAACTGGCAATCCATCGATAAAGGTGACCGACCACAAGGCCACCGGAATACTCCTCCACAAGGGCCAGCCTGTGATTCACAACAAAGTTCAGCATTTGGGGGATTCTAGTCCGGTCATCGATGTGTCCGAAAAGTTGCACTCGCTACAGCATCATGTCAACAAGGTGATGCAACAGGCGGAGCAGCACATTCCTCTGGCCGTTCAGCAGGCAATCCGGAAGAGGAAGGAACAGCAGGAGCAGAGGGAGAAACAGGAGCAACTCCAGAAGGAAAAGGAGCAGAAGGACAAGGAGGAATCAAAGCCAGAGGTTGAGAAACCCGCCAAGGAGGAGACCACTCCCATTAAAACCCCTCGCGCCCTGGTGATCCCACCACATGTCACCAACATTGTAAACCAGGTCCATGGCCACATCCCCCAACTGATTGCCCAGCACAAGGAGGAGATCAAGCTGGGCAAGTGTAGCTTTCAGTGTCCCCGGGAGGCATTGAGCATTTGTGCCAGCAACGGCAAGTGTGTGGTCAATTTTCCCGGCCAGTGCGAGTTGAGCCAGTGGAACTGCTTCAACACCAAGAATG TTTTCCACCAGGTGCACGATTCCGAGTGTCAGAACACCATCAAGTGCTATCAGAGAGATATGATGTAA